One Spinacia oleracea cultivar Varoflay chromosome 4, BTI_SOV_V1, whole genome shotgun sequence DNA segment encodes these proteins:
- the LOC130459141 gene encoding uncharacterized protein, whose product MPFGLKNAPTTFQQRINTVFSKQLGQNIEASIDDMIVKEREVVQMPAYFVSHVLQNAELRYPTVEKFGLALFLARKKLRPYFLAHRLVVYNDHPLKLPFTKLEAAGRMLNWAIKLNAFDISYEPRKAIKGQALADFIVGMTRPNFPRDRMTLWTVLVDDSSTQNGCGVGIIFQSPEGDTYEYAMHFKFQASNNELEYEALLCGIQMWKAVGAEEILALPDSQLVVHQVNRDYEARDPTMIKYMNVVHQEVEHLKIFKVKQVPRSENNQADALSKLVSSASCDTPRHVFCEVLDQKSIEQNETEVLDRMSTWMDNIINFKMNGEILEDLHQGLCSSHIGGRALAVKALRTGYYLPTLREYALSLVKRCDKCQRFSHLIHRPAQILTPITSPIPFSKWGMDLLGPYIAAPGGRSCVVVVVDYFTKWVEAEALRNINTYDVKAFIWVNIITRFGVPQSIVFYNGPQFETPKLREWLVEHGIAGHFASVGRPQANGQVKSFNKIIYEGMKRKLDEAKGLWEDELPNFLWSIRITAKNSTGETPFLLAYGGEAVLPIEMCEPMLRVMLYDEKANREMMKVALDFWPEVRGNASMRQQLYKLRMGESITKSHRVLTFCNHAAATISTLPSSMLRLLNCNCMSNFGAINSNWIFMGLQNNSRKEGPEQETNSSENLRSDECIMPICLLKRKQMVLVVDEENANEKLVMYNFVEEDFKDIVVHGIPETFGFGGSFMETLVSPHCTNEAVFSTLGQLRILIMILTDTYMTVPSRSEELLAANS is encoded by the exons ATGCCGTTCGGATTAAAGAACGCGCCAACCACATTTCAGCAGCGAATTAACACTGTTTTCAGCAAGCAGCTCGGTCAAAACATTGAGGCTTCtattgacgacatgattgtaaaaG AAAGAGAGGTAGTTCAGATGCCCGCCTACTTTGTTAGTCACGTATTGCAAAATGCCGAGTTAAGATATCCTACGGTGGAGAAGTTCGGTTTGGCCTTATTTTTGGCAAGAAAGAAGCTGCGTCCATATTTTTTGGCTCACAGACTGGTGGTCTATAATGATCATCCATTGAAGCTACCATTCACTAAGCTAGAGGCAGCCGGCCGCATGTTAAATTGGGCTATTAAGCTTAATGCATTTGATATCTCCTATGAACCTAGGAAGGCTATCAAGGGGCAAGCGCTTGCTGACTTCATTGTGGGAATGACAAGACCCAACTTCCCCAGAGACAGAATGACCTTATGGACAGTCTTAGTGGATGACTCCTCCACGCAAAATGGATGTGGTGTCGGCATCATTTTCCAGTCACCTGAGGGAGATACTTATGAGTATGCAATGCACTTCAAATTCCAAGCTTCAAACAATGAACTCGAGTATGAAGCACTACTCTGTGGCATCCAAATGTGGAAAGCGGTAGGAGCTGAGGAAATTTTGGCACTGCCTGACTCTCAACTTGTGGTTCATCAGGTAAACAGAGATTATGAAGCACGAGATCCTACAATGATCAAGTATATGAATGTCGTCCACCAAGAAGTAGAACACTTAAAGATCTTTAAAGTAAAACAGGTCCCTCGGTCAGAGAATAATCAGGCTGATGCATTGTCCAAACTCGTCAGTTCGGCCTCCTGTGACACCCCACGTCACGTATTCTGCGAAGTGTTGGACCAGAAGAGCATTGAGCAGAACGAAACGGAAGTACTGGATAGAATGTCCACTTGGATGGATAACATtatcaatttcaaaatgaatggg GAGATCCTAGAAGATCTTCACCAAGGGTTGTGCAGTTCGCATATCGGGGGAAGGGCTCTGGCAGTAAAAGCACTTCGGACCGGCTACTATTTGCCTACCTTAAGGGAATATGCTCTCTCCTTGGTCAAAAGATGTGACAAGTGCCAGCGCTTTTCTCATCTGATTCACCGGCCGGCACAGATTTTGACGCCCATAACTAGTCCCATACCATTTTCTAAATGGGGAATGGACCTCTTGGGCCCATATATTGCGGCACCAGGAGGAAGAagttgtgttgttgttgttgtcgattacttcaccaagtgggtgGAGGCGGAGGCACTGAGAAACATCAATACTTATGATGTGAAAGCATTCATCTGGGTAAACATCATCACTCGCTTTGGCGTACCTCAATCTATTGTTTTTTACAACGGACCTCAGTTTGAAACCCCCAAACTAAGAGAATGGTTGGTCGAGCACGGTATTGCCGGTCATTTTGCTTCAGTAGGAAGGCCGCAGGCAAATGGACAAGTAAAATCCTTTAACAAAATCATTTATGAGGGAATGAAGAGGAAGTTGGATGAGGCTAAAGGGTTGTGGGAAGATGAGTTGCCAAACTTCTTATGGTCTATTCGCATAACAGCAAAGAACTCTACTGGGGAGACTCCATTCTTACTAGCCTACGGGGGTGAAGCAGTTCTTCCCATAGAGATGTGTGAGCCAATGCTCCGAGTCATGTTGTACGACGAGAAGGCTAACAGGGAAATGATGAAGGTCGCCCTGGATTTCTGGCCAGAAGTAAGAGGCAATGCCTCCATGAGACAACAGTTATACAAGTTACGCATGGGAGAGAGTATAACAAAAAG TCACCGTGTCCTCACCTTCTGCAACCACGCCGCCGCCACCATCTCTACGCTGCCATCATCTATGCTTCGTCTCCTTAATTGCAATTG TATGTCGAATTTTGGAGCAATTAACTCAAATTGGATA TTCATGGGATTGCAGAATAATTCGAGAAAGGAAGGACCTGAGCAGGAGACCAATTCCTCAGAGAATTTAAG ATCAGATGAATGTATTATGCCTATATGTTTATTGAAGAGGAAACAGATGGTGTTGGTGGTGGATGAGGAGAATGCCAATGAGAAATTGGTCATGTACAATTTTGTAGAAGAAGATTTTAAGGATATTGTAGTTCATGGTATTCCAGAAACATTTGGTTTTGGTGGGAGCTTCATGGAGACTCTTGTATCTCCTCATTGCACTAATGAAGCTGT TTTTTCAACGTTAGGACAACTTCGAATCCTGATAATGATACTTACTGATACTTACATGACAGTTCCTTCCAGGAGTGAAGAGCTGTTAGCCGCAAATTCGTGA